The following are from one region of the Natronosporangium hydrolyticum genome:
- a CDS encoding MFS transporter: MDFTSRSEAASRWRDVYIAAAARAIAGCGNFTAVTALVLTLQPVSGYAVSALILASTVPVVVLAPVAGRLADRVDSRRLLVAVGASQVVIALALAATGALPAIIVLMALLGCGQAIINPTLAALTPSMVRRDDLPRASATNQTAAMLGMLTGPAIGGLLVGLYGLQVPLLLNAAALLAIVGAALLVQTRRGGSRSTPAGEPGAEPRSTTPQWRLWHDPLLRTVMIVIAGVLGVIGAMNVVEVFLIRETLGAAEVSFGLLQAAWTAGMLLGTWLLARAARRARDDGALVYGLLMTLGLVCAMFSLAAMVGGPAWLAPLWIIGGLGNGGLNVYASVVVARRAPEQRRGQVYATLGATLHGAAMAGYAGGGLLVEALPIRPLVAGLGLTGLIMVGLLTGPVIRTVRRERRSPAAVAGQGVSVPG, from the coding sequence ATGGACTTCACATCTCGGTCGGAGGCTGCCTCGCGCTGGCGGGACGTGTACATCGCGGCAGCCGCCCGGGCCATCGCCGGCTGTGGCAACTTCACCGCAGTCACCGCGCTCGTCCTCACCCTGCAACCGGTCAGCGGGTACGCGGTGTCGGCGTTGATCCTCGCCTCGACAGTCCCGGTGGTGGTGCTGGCCCCGGTGGCCGGCCGGCTCGCCGACCGGGTGGACAGCCGGCGGTTGCTGGTCGCGGTCGGTGCCAGCCAAGTGGTGATCGCACTGGCGCTCGCGGCGACCGGTGCGCTGCCCGCGATCATCGTGCTGATGGCGCTACTGGGCTGCGGGCAGGCGATCATCAACCCCACGCTGGCCGCGCTGACTCCTAGCATGGTCCGGCGGGACGACCTGCCGCGCGCCAGCGCGACCAACCAGACCGCGGCGATGCTCGGGATGCTGACCGGGCCGGCGATCGGCGGTCTGCTGGTGGGCCTCTACGGCCTGCAGGTCCCGCTACTGCTCAACGCGGCGGCGCTGCTCGCGATCGTGGGGGCGGCGCTGCTGGTGCAGACCCGCCGGGGCGGCAGTCGGTCCACGCCGGCCGGGGAACCCGGCGCCGAGCCGCGAAGCACTACGCCACAGTGGCGGCTGTGGCACGACCCGCTGCTGCGTACGGTGATGATCGTGATCGCCGGAGTGTTGGGCGTGATCGGGGCGATGAACGTCGTCGAGGTCTTCCTGATCCGCGAGACCCTGGGCGCCGCCGAGGTGAGCTTCGGTCTGCTGCAGGCGGCCTGGACCGCCGGGATGCTGCTCGGCACCTGGCTGCTCGCGCGGGCGGCCCGCCGCGCCCGTGACGATGGTGCGCTCGTCTACGGCCTGTTGATGACGCTCGGGCTCGTCTGCGCGATGTTTTCACTCGCCGCGATGGTGGGTGGTCCGGCGTGGCTGGCGCCGCTGTGGATCATCGGTGGGTTGGGTAACGGCGGTCTGAACGTCTACGCCAGCGTGGTGGTCGCTCGGCGGGCACCGGAGCAGCGGCGCGGGCAGGTCTACGCCACTCTGGGCGCCACGCTGCACGGGGCCGCCATGGCGGGGTACGCCGGCGGTGGCCTGCTCGTGGAAGCGCTGCCGATCCGCCCGCTCGTCGCCGGGCTCGGACTCACCGGGCTGATCATGGTGGGGCTGCTGACCGGGCCGGTGATCAGGACGGTCCGACGCGAACGGCGCTCGCCAGCGGCGGTGGCTGGGCAGGGTGTTAGCGTGCCGGGGTGA
- a CDS encoding ArsR/SmtB family transcription factor has product MATDEGSGPNEERMGLTDPGAIKALSHPARLSIVDHLGSTGEPATATELAQLVGLSPSATSYHLRAMAKYGLIEAAEGRGDGRERRWRVVGGGYHFETDPAGTQERREAEQALVAAVVARSNARVTDWLGQLEAEPAQWRQSLGISDSSLLVTPDELAELVAGYQELLRPYLRRHRGDPPPQARVVSAQLRLVPTTN; this is encoded by the coding sequence GTGGCGACCGACGAGGGTTCCGGCCCGAACGAGGAGCGGATGGGGCTCACCGACCCGGGCGCCATCAAGGCGTTGAGCCACCCGGCCCGGCTCTCGATTGTGGATCATCTGGGGTCGACCGGGGAGCCGGCGACCGCCACCGAGCTCGCCCAGTTGGTGGGGCTCTCGCCCAGCGCCACCAGCTATCACCTGCGGGCGATGGCTAAGTACGGGCTGATCGAGGCGGCCGAGGGGCGAGGCGATGGCCGGGAGCGGCGGTGGCGGGTGGTCGGCGGGGGTTACCACTTCGAGACGGACCCGGCCGGGACGCAGGAGCGCCGGGAGGCCGAGCAGGCGCTGGTGGCGGCGGTGGTCGCCCGGTCCAATGCCCGGGTGACCGACTGGCTGGGGCAGCTGGAGGCGGAACCCGCGCAGTGGCGCCAGTCGTTGGGGATCTCCGACTCCTCGTTGCTGGTTACCCCGGACGAGTTGGCAGAGCTCGTCGCGGGTTATCAGGAGCTGCTCCGGCCGTACCTGCGGCGGCATCGTGGTGATCCGCCGCCGCAGGCCCGGGTGGTCTCGGCGCAGCTACGGTTGGTGCCCACCACGAACTGA
- a CDS encoding NAD(P)H-binding protein, protein MTVLVTGATGNIGKHVVRGLVGAGQPVRAMTRTPESAATRLPAGVAIVAGDFEQPATWEPALAGVDRVHLFPFADPAPAAGPSFIEVAVAAGVRRFVVHSAAAAGFDYLGEPDDLSLSALDRHLADERQWHLSLEQAVAASGAEWTHVRPGLLATWALAWADEIRTTGTVRAPFPQAGNPLVHEADVAEVAVAALITDAHLGQVYTITGPTKITQEEQVREIGVALGRELRLVELTPEAARQEWLDPAQGMDDELLDWLLPTIELGLAPGGAVPATGDFERITGRPPRTFAQWARDHVEDFR, encoded by the coding sequence ATGACCGTATTGGTAACCGGAGCTACCGGGAACATCGGCAAACACGTGGTCCGCGGCCTGGTCGGCGCCGGGCAACCAGTCCGGGCCATGACCCGCACCCCCGAATCGGCCGCCACGCGGCTGCCGGCGGGCGTAGCGATCGTGGCCGGCGACTTCGAGCAACCAGCAACCTGGGAGCCGGCGCTGGCCGGGGTCGACCGGGTGCACCTGTTCCCGTTCGCCGACCCGGCGCCGGCCGCCGGGCCCTCGTTCATCGAGGTCGCGGTCGCCGCCGGGGTCCGCCGCTTCGTCGTCCACTCGGCGGCGGCCGCCGGCTTCGACTACCTCGGCGAGCCCGACGACCTGTCGCTGTCGGCGCTGGACCGGCACCTCGCCGACGAGCGGCAGTGGCACCTGAGCCTGGAGCAGGCGGTCGCCGCCAGCGGGGCCGAGTGGACCCACGTCCGCCCCGGGCTGCTCGCGACCTGGGCGCTGGCGTGGGCGGATGAGATCCGCACGACCGGCACGGTGCGGGCACCGTTCCCGCAGGCCGGCAATCCCCTGGTACACGAGGCAGATGTCGCCGAGGTCGCCGTCGCAGCGCTGATCACCGACGCGCACCTAGGGCAGGTCTACACCATCACCGGCCCTACCAAGATCACCCAGGAGGAGCAGGTACGCGAAATCGGTGTGGCGTTGGGGCGGGAGCTACGGCTGGTCGAGTTGACTCCCGAAGCGGCCCGGCAGGAGTGGCTCGACCCGGCACAAGGGATGGACGACGAGCTGCTCGACTGGCTGCTGCCGACGATCGAACTGGGCCTCGCCCCCGGCGGGGCCGTCCCGGCCACCGGCGACTTCGAACGGATCACCGGCCGACCACCGCGGACCTTCGCCCAGTGGGCGCGCGACCACGTCGAAGACTTCCGGTGA
- a CDS encoding NAD(P)H-binding protein, translating into MSSTKILVTGATGNVGRGVVDELQQAGADVRALTRRPEQANLPAGVEVVRGDLADPKTLIPALAGVARLYLFPHPETAQEVVDLAKAAGVAQIVVLSSALADQEDPEDETGNRPVELAAQRSGLAWTLVRPGEFAANWLDYAPDIRATREVRRPFGSAVSRPTHEADIAAVAATVLLADPASHAGQIYTFGGPEALTVAEQVHILGTAIGEPVRFVELTPEQARQAWLDPAEGITHEVVDWLLDLYGSAANGPEQVGASDAVERVTGRKPRTFLEWATDHAAAFR; encoded by the coding sequence ATGAGCAGCACAAAGATTCTGGTGACCGGCGCGACCGGCAACGTCGGCCGCGGCGTGGTCGACGAACTCCAGCAGGCCGGGGCCGACGTGCGGGCGCTGACCCGCCGCCCCGAGCAGGCGAATCTGCCGGCCGGCGTCGAGGTGGTGCGCGGCGACCTGGCCGACCCGAAGACCCTGATCCCGGCTCTGGCCGGGGTGGCGCGACTCTACCTGTTCCCGCACCCGGAGACGGCGCAAGAGGTGGTCGACCTGGCGAAGGCCGCGGGCGTCGCACAGATCGTCGTCCTGTCGAGCGCGCTAGCCGACCAGGAGGACCCCGAGGACGAAACCGGGAACCGCCCGGTCGAACTCGCCGCCCAACGCTCCGGCCTCGCCTGGACCCTGGTCCGGCCGGGTGAGTTCGCCGCCAACTGGCTCGACTACGCCCCCGACATCCGCGCCACCCGCGAGGTCAGGCGGCCGTTCGGCAGCGCGGTCTCCCGCCCCACCCATGAGGCCGACATCGCGGCGGTCGCCGCGACCGTGCTGCTCGCGGACCCCGCCAGCCACGCCGGCCAGATCTACACCTTCGGCGGGCCGGAAGCGCTGACCGTCGCCGAGCAGGTGCACATCCTCGGCACCGCGATCGGGGAACCGGTCCGCTTCGTCGAACTCACCCCCGAGCAGGCCCGGCAGGCGTGGCTCGACCCGGCCGAGGGGATCACCCACGAGGTGGTCGACTGGCTCCTGGACCTGTACGGCTCGGCCGCCAACGGCCCCGAGCAGGTCGGCGCCAGCGACGCCGTCGAACGGGTGACCGGCCGCAAGCCCCGCACCTTCCTGGAGTGGGCGACCGACCACGCCGCCGCCTTCCGGTAG